In one Deinococcus psychrotolerans genomic region, the following are encoded:
- a CDS encoding 3-hydroxybutyrate dehydrogenase, whose amino-acid sequence MTTPKEPSSPEHRTALVTGGTGGIGLAVARRFQADGMQVAVLDLDRPGAREVAAEHGLTFIGADLGQREDCRRAIDETVAALGGLDVLVNNAGFQHIAPVADFPEDTWDAMLRVMLTAPFLLSKYAWPSLIRSGQGRIINLSSIHGHVASPFKSAYVSAKHGLIGLTRTAALEAGEQGLTVNAICPGYVRTPLVTGQMADQARTRGISVEEVEQRVMLESAAIKQLLNPEDIAALASYVASPAAWGMTGAVLDLDLGWTAR is encoded by the coding sequence ATGACAACTCCAAAAGAACCCAGTTCACCAGAACACAGAACCGCGCTCGTCACGGGCGGCACGGGCGGCATCGGCCTCGCCGTCGCCCGCAGATTTCAGGCGGATGGAATGCAGGTGGCTGTCCTTGACTTAGACCGGCCCGGAGCACGCGAGGTCGCCGCCGAACACGGCCTGACCTTTATAGGAGCAGACCTGGGACAGCGTGAGGACTGCCGCCGCGCCATTGACGAGACGGTGGCCGCGCTGGGCGGACTGGACGTGCTGGTCAACAACGCGGGCTTTCAACACATTGCCCCGGTGGCCGATTTCCCCGAAGACACTTGGGACGCCATGCTGCGCGTGATGCTGACCGCGCCTTTTTTGCTGTCCAAGTACGCTTGGCCGTCTCTGATCCGCAGCGGGCAGGGCCGCATCATCAATCTCTCCAGCATTCACGGCCATGTCGCCAGCCCCTTCAAAAGCGCGTATGTCAGCGCCAAGCACGGGTTGATCGGCCTGACGCGCACGGCGGCGCTGGAGGCAGGCGAGCAGGGCTTGACGGTCAACGCCATCTGCCCCGGTTACGTGCGGACGCCGCTGGTCACGGGCCAGATGGCCGATCAGGCCCGCACGCGCGGCATCAGTGTTGAGGAAGTCGAGCAGCGGGTGATGCTCGAAAGCGCGGCCATCAAACAACTGCTTAATCCTGAGGACATCGCTGCCCTCGCCAGCTATGTCGCCAGCCCCGCCGCCTGGGGCATGACCGGCGCGGTACTGGATTTAGATCTGGGGTGGACGGCGCGGTAG
- a CDS encoding AAA family ATPase, with protein MTLTWRDLTSRRRARVPAVRGALARPRLQAVMDTARVLLLVAPAGYGKTTALAASLAVGAHAWLTLDADDADPQVLAAGLALAAENLPGGAALAELLDAGASPRRVAARMADLLDACGGLLILDEAQHLSGSPVGDLLRELLSGGLPGTMAGRLALMSRVPLALPELARLDAAGEVVRLGTSELAFTRQEVGALLRASGLNPTDAEVRLAHTVTEGWPIAVRFLAQAAAQGRVQLTTLADLDGGEAQLGTLFAYLASEVLGPLDPALRGVLTRGSLFEELTPELARAVLDEPNGAALLETLANGGTFLTRSEQLSASEGTVYRAHPLLRAHLRAGLPEAEIRALASRGAAYFERAGRPRRALAAHLLSGDTARAASLLSVHGAGWLDQGRAGLIERSLGRVPRTVWTPELHALAGDALRLSSRYGEAVAEYEQATPLLRALGQVQVALDTVQPDAAWEALEAAATLDPDSQTLRRMWAENLLNAGRLPEALALEPELANGARAALRSGDLERALELALAAARGEAGGARAAQNHREGLLLAAFVSALRGESALSAEHARAGLAEGERLESPFVRSLALARLGHAGMTAGDLDGARASYEQALALAQHVSGRLRVEPLMGLAALAGWAGDPARATALKTEALAQTGGDGYMAGLLHLAAALGVQEGGGADASGLDSAFAAFQICGDAFGLACVALARFAAGSGGDLEAAQAAARYPFLLTRRCLFSPVSDLSGRARLLAQLAQAQPELQAALLPIARELGYSELPHPDQTPGFFVQIAVLGRVAVTRSHETRGREWGRARARDLLALLSVHAAGLPRETAQEALFPGADPGVGERNFRVTLHALGQVLEEGAVSGVFLERGDWIRLKIGSDLRVDLHAARALLDAQTGKAGRLEGLLTLPSQVADSDLDDVQQEAQRYAARLPEALAAEAEYALNVGELGNAIRAAERALVLDAAHENAAHTLMRAWHARGNAAAARRVYEQLRSALGELGLKPLPNTRALGGDTSEPAPRMPR; from the coding sequence ATGACCCTCACCTGGCGTGACCTGACTTCGCGGCGACGGGCGCGGGTTCCTGCGGTGCGCGGCGCACTGGCCCGGCCCCGCCTTCAGGCGGTGATGGACACTGCCCGGGTGCTGCTGCTGGTGGCCCCGGCAGGCTACGGCAAGACCACTGCGCTGGCCGCGAGTCTGGCCGTGGGAGCGCATGCTTGGCTGACCCTGGACGCCGACGACGCTGACCCGCAGGTACTGGCCGCCGGACTGGCGCTGGCCGCCGAGAATTTACCGGGTGGCGCGGCACTGGCCGAACTGCTGGACGCGGGAGCTTCTCCCCGCCGTGTGGCCGCACGCATGGCAGATTTGCTGGATGCCTGCGGGGGGCTGCTGATATTGGATGAAGCGCAGCATTTAAGTGGCTCACCTGTCGGAGACCTTCTGCGTGAGTTGCTCAGCGGCGGCCTCCCCGGCACCATGGCTGGTCGGCTGGCACTAATGTCACGCGTGCCGCTCGCACTGCCGGAACTGGCCCGGCTGGACGCAGCAGGCGAGGTCGTGCGGCTGGGAACGTCTGAGCTGGCCTTCACCCGGCAAGAGGTGGGGGCGCTGCTGCGTGCCAGTGGCCTGAATCCCACCGACGCGGAAGTGCGGCTGGCCCACACCGTGACGGAGGGCTGGCCCATCGCCGTGCGTTTTCTGGCCCAGGCGGCGGCGCAGGGACGCGTTCAACTGACCACACTGGCCGATCTGGACGGCGGCGAGGCGCAACTGGGAACGCTCTTTGCTTACCTGGCCTCCGAGGTGCTGGGCCCGCTGGATCCGGCCCTGCGCGGCGTGCTGACGCGCGGCAGCTTGTTTGAAGAGCTGACCCCCGAACTCGCCCGCGCTGTGCTGGACGAGCCGAACGGCGCGGCGCTCCTGGAAACACTGGCAAACGGCGGCACTTTCCTCACCCGTTCAGAACAGCTGAGCGCTTCGGAAGGAACGGTTTACCGCGCCCACCCACTGCTCCGCGCCCACCTGCGGGCGGGCTTGCCAGAGGCCGAGATTCGGGCGCTGGCCTCGCGCGGGGCGGCGTATTTTGAGCGTGCCGGACGGCCCCGCCGGGCGCTGGCGGCCCATCTGTTGTCGGGCGACACGGCGCGGGCGGCGTCGCTGCTCTCGGTGCACGGAGCAGGCTGGCTGGATCAGGGGCGGGCCGGATTGATTGAGCGCAGTCTGGGAAGAGTGCCGCGCACGGTCTGGACCCCGGAACTGCACGCGCTGGCGGGTGACGCCCTGCGTCTCTCGTCTCGTTACGGCGAGGCTGTGGCCGAATACGAACAGGCCACACCCCTCTTGCGGGCGCTGGGGCAGGTGCAGGTGGCGCTGGACACCGTGCAACCGGACGCGGCCTGGGAAGCGCTGGAGGCAGCAGCAACCCTGGATCCTGACTCGCAGACGCTGCGGCGCATGTGGGCTGAGAATCTGCTGAATGCCGGACGGCTGCCCGAGGCGCTGGCGCTAGAACCAGAGCTGGCAAACGGAGCGCGGGCGGCCCTGCGCTCCGGCGACCTTGAGCGGGCGCTCGAGCTGGCGCTGGCCGCAGCACGCGGTGAGGCGGGCGGCGCGAGAGCGGCCCAGAACCACCGCGAGGGCTTGCTGCTGGCCGCTTTCGTCTCGGCACTGCGGGGAGAGTCGGCCCTCTCTGCCGAACATGCCCGCGCCGGACTGGCTGAGGGCGAACGCCTGGAAAGCCCATTTGTGCGCTCATTGGCGCTGGCGCGGCTGGGTCATGCCGGGATGACGGCGGGCGATCTAGACGGTGCGCGGGCCTCCTATGAACAGGCGCTGGCGCTGGCACAGCACGTTTCGGGCCGTCTCCGAGTGGAGCCGCTGATGGGACTGGCCGCGCTGGCAGGCTGGGCGGGTGACCCGGCGCGGGCCACGGCGCTCAAAACCGAGGCGCTGGCCCAGACTGGCGGTGACGGGTACATGGCGGGCCTGCTGCATCTGGCGGCGGCGCTGGGCGTACAGGAGGGTGGGGGAGCGGACGCGTCCGGACTGGACTCGGCCTTCGCCGCCTTCCAGATTTGTGGCGACGCTTTTGGCCTGGCCTGCGTGGCACTGGCCCGTTTCGCAGCGGGCAGCGGTGGGGATCTGGAGGCAGCGCAGGCAGCGGCGCGTTATCCTTTTCTGCTGACTCGGCGCTGCCTGTTCTCTCCAGTCTCTGATTTATCTGGGCGGGCGCGGCTGCTGGCGCAGTTGGCGCAGGCGCAGCCCGAACTTCAAGCGGCCCTGCTGCCCATTGCCCGTGAGCTGGGTTACTCAGAGCTGCCCCATCCCGATCAAACGCCCGGCTTCTTTGTCCAGATTGCTGTATTGGGCCGTGTGGCGGTCACGCGCAGCCATGAGACGAGGGGGCGCGAATGGGGCCGGGCCAGAGCGCGTGATCTGTTGGCGCTTCTGTCGGTGCATGCCGCTGGCCTGCCGCGCGAGACAGCCCAGGAAGCGTTGTTTCCGGGAGCTGATCCTGGCGTGGGCGAGCGCAACTTTCGCGTGACCCTCCATGCGCTGGGGCAAGTGCTGGAGGAGGGGGCGGTCAGCGGCGTGTTTCTGGAACGCGGCGACTGGATACGCCTGAAAATCGGTTCCGATCTGCGCGTTGATCTGCACGCGGCCCGCGCCCTGTTGGACGCGCAGACTGGAAAAGCAGGGCGACTGGAGGGCCTGCTGACCCTGCCCAGTCAGGTGGCCGACTCCGATCTGGACGACGTGCAGCAAGAAGCCCAGCGTTACGCGGCCCGCCTGCCCGAAGCTCTGGCCGCCGAGGCCGAATACGCGCTGAATGTCGGGGAGCTTGGGAACGCCATTCGCGCCGCCGAACGCGCTCTCGTTCTGGACGCGGCCCACGAGAACGCTGCCCATACCCTGATGCGGGCTTGGCATGCACGCGGTAATGCCGCCGCCGCCCGCCGCGTCTACGAACAGCTTCGCAGCGCCTTGGGTGAGCTGGGGTTGAAGCCGCTGCCGAACACACGGGCGCTCGGCGGAGACACATCAGAACCTGCGCCCAGAATGCCCCGGTAA